In Bacteroidota bacterium, one DNA window encodes the following:
- a CDS encoding class I SAM-dependent rRNA methyltransferase codes for MESLLALLSPATNNDQVYQDIIIRTHHERRLVKGHLWAFSNELATVDKSIPPGTVVRLVREFDKKPFALAFYHPNSLISARVISRDIAATIDADFLRQRIAESAARRAFIEPERNAVRLVHSESDLLPGLVIERYDDICTFQIVSAGMEAMKSEIISIIDDLFSPASIIEKNSSHLRTLEGLPEVEAIVKGSKTVATIYDRAGTTMEIDLLSGQKTGGYLDQMDNRTLIRRYVTKSSNVLDLFCNEGGFSLNAALAGAQTVTAVDASKLALARVEANRVLNPNSAEWNLVNADCFEYLKTAEGQYDVVVVDPPSLAKSKKHLKNALQAYLGLHRGSMKLLAPGGVLLTASCSHHFGRTDLHDVVRDAAGTLRRTACILEEHGAGADHPVHAVMPETEYLHFMAVRVF; via the coding sequence ATGGAATCGCTGTTGGCGCTGTTGTCTCCCGCGACAAACAACGATCAAGTGTATCAGGATATCATAATTCGCACACATCACGAGCGCCGACTCGTCAAAGGGCACCTGTGGGCTTTCAGCAATGAATTGGCAACGGTCGACAAATCCATCCCCCCTGGGACGGTTGTTCGCCTCGTGCGCGAATTCGACAAGAAACCGTTTGCGCTTGCCTTCTACCATCCCAACTCCCTCATCAGCGCCCGTGTCATTAGCCGCGATATTGCGGCCACGATCGACGCCGATTTCCTGCGGCAACGAATCGCCGAGTCGGCTGCCAGAAGAGCCTTTATCGAGCCAGAGCGGAATGCAGTGCGCTTGGTCCATAGCGAAAGCGACCTACTGCCCGGACTTGTGATTGAACGCTACGATGACATCTGTACTTTCCAGATCGTCTCTGCAGGCATGGAGGCTATGAAATCTGAGATTATTTCGATTATCGACGATCTCTTTTCACCAGCATCTATCATTGAGAAAAACAGCTCGCATCTGCGGACTCTCGAAGGACTGCCGGAGGTCGAGGCAATCGTTAAGGGCTCGAAAACCGTCGCTACGATCTATGACCGTGCCGGTACAACGATGGAGATTGACCTGCTCAGCGGCCAAAAGACAGGCGGATACCTCGATCAAATGGATAACCGGACGCTTATCCGCAGATATGTTACCAAATCCTCCAACGTTCTCGACCTCTTCTGTAATGAGGGAGGTTTTTCACTGAATGCTGCACTCGCCGGAGCGCAGACCGTCACTGCGGTAGATGCATCCAAGCTTGCGTTAGCACGCGTCGAGGCCAACCGAGTGCTCAACCCAAATTCGGCAGAGTGGAACCTGGTTAATGCAGATTGTTTCGAGTATCTCAAAACAGCCGAAGGACAATACGATGTCGTCGTCGTCGACCCTCCCTCACTTGCCAAATCGAAGAAACATCTGAAGAATGCCCTACAGGCATATCTCGGGCTCCATCGTGGGTCAATGAAACTCCTGGCTCCGGGCGGTGTCTTACTTACAGCAAGTTGCTCGCATCACTTCGGGCGCACCGACCTGCATGATGTAGTTCGTGACGCCGCCGGCACGCTTCGCCGAACTGCCTGCATCCTCGAGGAACATGGCGCCGGCGCAGACCACCCCGTGCATGCCGTGATGCCCGAGACGGAATATCTGCATTTCATGGCAGTGCGGGTTTTCTGA
- a CDS encoding phosphoribosylformylglycinamidine cyclo-ligase, with the protein MTYAAAGVNIDAGEEVVRRIKPLVRKTFDANVLTDIGGFGGLYDARFPSMRHPVLVSSTDGVGTKIKVAIEAGRYDTVGQDLVNHCTNDILVCGARPLFFLDYFATGKLDVEKGTAIISGFANACQENGCALIGGETAEMPGMYANDDFDLAGTIVGIVERDELLSREEVQASDVLIGLPSTGLHTNGYSLARKVLVDTLGVNAKPAELGGESVADVLLKVHRSYLHPVMKLLGEFKPKTDVHALSHITGGGIVGNTSRVLSSELTLDIDWSSWQRPAIYGLIQQLGNVPEDDMRRTFNLGIGLIIIAAKEKADGIVSFLRSIGEQPVVMGSVRRQ; encoded by the coding sequence CTGACGTATGCTGCTGCCGGTGTCAATATCGATGCCGGAGAAGAGGTCGTCCGTCGTATTAAACCCCTCGTACGCAAGACATTCGACGCGAATGTCCTGACCGATATCGGCGGGTTTGGCGGGCTCTATGATGCCCGTTTCCCCTCGATGCGGCACCCGGTGCTCGTCTCGAGTACCGACGGTGTAGGCACAAAGATTAAGGTGGCAATTGAGGCGGGGCGTTACGACACGGTTGGTCAGGATCTGGTGAATCACTGTACCAACGATATTCTCGTCTGCGGTGCGCGTCCTCTCTTTTTTCTCGATTATTTTGCGACCGGGAAACTGGACGTTGAAAAGGGGACGGCCATCATCAGCGGCTTTGCGAACGCATGTCAGGAGAATGGGTGTGCACTGATCGGCGGTGAAACGGCAGAAATGCCGGGGATGTATGCGAACGACGATTTCGATCTCGCGGGGACGATTGTTGGCATTGTCGAACGTGACGAACTGCTCTCACGCGAAGAGGTACAAGCATCGGATGTGCTAATCGGCCTCCCGAGTACCGGTCTGCATACTAACGGGTATAGCCTCGCGAGGAAGGTGCTCGTCGACACGCTTGGTGTCAATGCGAAGCCTGCCGAACTCGGAGGCGAGTCGGTTGCCGATGTTTTGTTAAAAGTTCATCGGTCGTATTTACATCCGGTCATGAAGCTCCTTGGTGAATTCAAGCCAAAAACTGATGTTCATGCCCTAAGCCACATTACAGGTGGTGGAATTGTAGGTAATACTTCCCGTGTGCTTTCGAGCGAACTCACGCTCGATATCGATTGGTCGTCTTGGCAACGCCCAGCTATCTATGGCCTTATTCAACAACTCGGTAATGTACCGGAAGATGATATGCGCCGGACGTTCAATCTTGGTATCGGACTCATTATCATCGCAGCGAAAGAGAAAGCCGACGGGATCGTCTCATTCCTTCGCTCGATCGGCGAGCAACCTGTCGTCATGGGCTCGGTGCGTCGGCAGTAG
- a CDS encoding RecQ family ATP-dependent DNA helicase → MNDRILAGLQSIFGLDSFRDHQREAIESLLDGRDTLLVMPTGGGKSLCYQLPAVLLHGTAIVISPLISLMKDQVDKLRSLSIPAAALNSSVSYEQARDIASGLEQGKLKLLYVAPERLESRAFIELLGRAHISFFAVDEAHCISEWGHDFRRSYRRIPSVFGHIGGADRPPIVALTATATPDVRSDITAQLQLRDPFEIVTGFERPNIRYAVLRESQKDIRLIDIAHTVAHGMIVYVSSRAKSESVSLMLSQLGFAARAYHAGMASEQRDATQTSFVSGDCDIIVATSAFGMGIDKANVRAVVHYDLPSTLEAYYQESGRAGRDGEEAMAILLYNPGDERIHEFMIARSYPEPESVRRVYDVIARVAHSGDGSIRLTASQIEASADRQIMSVPRILDILSDAGVLEWSEASEDGNSIEVNVSASRVRTEEYIRRSRDSVQARLFKILASGKSTEPESVTEEKLSELANATVQEIKIALRLLSQNGLIHVRRVSHERNHASVFTIRFFSDAPSWGEVFRSVEAMNTKREHTLSKLEIMRNYATTWECRSAYVLRYFGERTGSYRCGTCDVCTASGRGASR, encoded by the coding sequence GTGAACGATCGGATACTTGCTGGCCTCCAGAGCATTTTCGGTCTCGACTCGTTTCGGGATCATCAGCGCGAAGCGATCGAATCACTTCTTGACGGTCGCGATACGTTGCTTGTTATGCCGACAGGCGGTGGGAAATCTCTTTGCTATCAGCTTCCTGCCGTCTTGTTGCATGGAACGGCGATCGTCATTTCGCCGCTCATCAGCTTGATGAAGGATCAAGTGGACAAACTCCGCAGTCTCTCGATTCCTGCTGCAGCACTCAATAGCTCCGTTTCATACGAACAAGCTCGTGATATTGCGTCTGGACTTGAGCAAGGCAAGCTGAAATTGCTGTATGTCGCTCCGGAACGCCTCGAAAGTCGTGCATTTATTGAATTGCTTGGTCGCGCTCATATCTCATTTTTCGCCGTCGATGAAGCACACTGCATCAGTGAGTGGGGGCATGATTTCCGACGGAGTTATCGTCGTATTCCGAGCGTTTTCGGGCATATTGGTGGGGCCGATCGTCCGCCCATTGTCGCATTGACGGCTACTGCAACTCCCGATGTCCGATCCGATATTACAGCACAACTGCAACTGCGGGATCCGTTCGAGATCGTGACGGGGTTTGAGCGGCCGAACATTCGCTATGCTGTCCTGCGTGAAAGTCAGAAGGACATCCGGCTCATTGACATCGCTCATACTGTGGCGCATGGAATGATCGTATATGTCTCGTCACGTGCAAAGTCGGAGTCTGTGTCGTTGATGCTCTCGCAATTAGGATTCGCTGCTCGAGCATATCATGCCGGAATGGCATCCGAACAGCGTGATGCAACTCAGACGAGCTTTGTCAGTGGCGACTGCGATATCATCGTTGCGACCAGCGCATTCGGAATGGGGATCGATAAAGCCAACGTGCGAGCCGTCGTACACTATGACCTCCCATCTACTCTTGAAGCGTATTATCAGGAATCGGGCCGAGCAGGCCGTGACGGCGAGGAAGCAATGGCGATCCTGCTGTATAACCCTGGAGACGAACGCATTCACGAGTTCATGATTGCTCGCAGCTATCCTGAGCCGGAATCGGTGCGGCGTGTCTATGATGTGATCGCACGTGTTGCTCACTCAGGTGACGGTAGTATCCGGCTGACCGCATCACAGATCGAGGCATCAGCGGATCGTCAGATCATGTCCGTGCCGCGAATTCTCGACATCCTCTCAGATGCTGGGGTGTTGGAGTGGAGTGAGGCGTCTGAAGACGGGAATTCTATCGAAGTCAACGTAAGTGCGAGTCGTGTCCGTACGGAGGAATATATCAGACGTAGCCGCGATTCTGTCCAGGCTCGATTGTTCAAAATCCTCGCCTCCGGCAAGAGCACTGAGCCTGAATCGGTGACCGAGGAGAAATTGTCGGAATTAGCTAACGCAACCGTGCAGGAAATCAAGATTGCGCTGCGTCTCCTATCTCAAAATGGTCTTATCCATGTTCGACGAGTTTCGCACGAGCGCAATCACGCATCGGTGTTTACAATCCGATTTTTCAGCGACGCCCCATCGTGGGGAGAAGTTTTCAGGAGTGTCGAAGCAATGAACACCAAGCGCGAGCATACGTTGAGTAAGTTAGAGATAATGCGCAACTATGCAACAACGTGGGAGTGTCGAAGTGCGTATGTGTTGCGATATTTCGGCGAGCGAACCGGTTCGTACCGCTGTGGCACCTGCGATGTATGCACGGCTAGTGGCCGCGGAGCGAGTCGCTGA
- a CDS encoding PLP-dependent transferase, with protein MSQTKQGFRTKAIHAGQEPEQVTGAVAVPVFQTSTYAQSELGEHPQFDYARTINPTRLALETSLAALENGTHGYCFASGMAAIAATLSLVKAGDHVIAGSDMYGGSYRYFSKVLSNYNVEFTYVDMRDLKNVKAAIKPNTKLIYSETPTNPMMNLTDLEGLGAIGKAHGCITVVDNTFMSPYLQNPLDFGISVVVHSATKYLGGHSDVIGGAVVTSDASLAEQIKFYQNSAGGVPGPWDCWLLLRSVKTLAIRMDAHCANAMRIAEVLSIEPKIKRVFYPGLKSHAQHDLAKKQMRGFGGMISVETGNIEAAKRFASALKIFTLGESLGGVESLVCHPVTMTHGSVPPERRAELGITDGLVRLSVGIEDYEDLLADTQRGLDAI; from the coding sequence ATGTCACAGACCAAGCAAGGATTCCGCACCAAAGCCATACATGCCGGCCAGGAACCGGAACAAGTAACGGGCGCCGTTGCCGTTCCGGTATTCCAAACATCAACGTACGCGCAGAGTGAGCTCGGCGAACACCCACAGTTCGATTACGCACGAACGATCAACCCTACCCGACTGGCGCTCGAAACGAGTCTTGCCGCTCTTGAAAACGGAACGCACGGTTACTGCTTCGCAAGCGGCATGGCTGCAATTGCCGCAACGCTCTCCCTCGTAAAAGCCGGTGACCATGTCATTGCCGGCAGTGATATGTACGGCGGTTCGTATCGCTATTTTTCAAAGGTGCTCTCGAACTATAATGTCGAGTTTACCTATGTTGACATGCGCGATCTGAAAAACGTCAAGGCGGCGATCAAACCCAATACCAAACTGATCTACAGCGAAACGCCGACGAACCCAATGATGAACCTTACCGATCTCGAAGGTCTTGGGGCGATCGGAAAGGCGCACGGTTGCATTACGGTGGTCGACAATACGTTTATGTCGCCGTATCTACAGAATCCACTCGATTTCGGAATTAGTGTGGTCGTGCACTCGGCAACGAAATATCTCGGTGGGCATTCCGATGTGATCGGTGGTGCTGTTGTCACGAGCGATGCCTCGCTCGCCGAGCAGATCAAGTTCTACCAAAACTCGGCTGGTGGTGTACCTGGACCGTGGGATTGTTGGTTACTCCTGCGAAGTGTCAAGACACTTGCTATTCGTATGGACGCGCATTGTGCGAATGCAATGAGAATTGCAGAAGTACTTTCGATCGAGCCAAAGATTAAGAGGGTGTTTTATCCCGGCTTGAAATCCCATGCGCAGCACGATCTTGCCAAGAAACAAATGCGTGGATTCGGTGGAATGATCTCCGTCGAAACCGGCAACATCGAAGCTGCAAAACGTTTTGCCTCGGCACTGAAGATATTCACGCTCGGCGAAAGCCTAGGCGGGGTCGAATCGCTAGTCTGCCATCCTGTAACGATGACCCACGGCTCGGTTCCGCCGGAACGGCGTGCCGAACTTGGTATTACCGACGGGCTCGTTCGCCTTAGTGTTGGGATCGAGGATTATGAAGACCTACTCGCCGATACTCAACGCGGACTCGATGCGATCTAA
- a CDS encoding cysteine synthase — MKYVSSILELVGNTPMLQLTRLTPPNARVTVLAKLEQFNPGGSVKDRIGIRMLEEAEKAGKIKPGGTIIEPTSGNTGIGLALSAIRKGYKCIFVMTDKASIERVRYLKALGAEIVVVSSAAKPSSPEYYYNTAQRLANELPNAIMLNQYDNPANPESHYYSTGPEIWADTDGKITHFIAGMGTGGTISGTARFLKEKNPNIKVIGADPVGSSIKTYFETNRLVEALPYLIEGVGQERIPKNLNLKYVDEVINVSDKDAFMTARRLAREEALFCGGSSGMNVYAALRIAEKAPDGSVIVVIICDTGERYLTKHHSDEWLKEKRLLETEKMTAGMVARLKHATVVPIVSVAPHDTVRDAIMKMDTHNVSQLPVIDSEGQSVGAVRESRLMARALDSRDILDRPIIELMEASFPVLDDGADAKQAIAALKDAPAVLVAEFGRVIGIITRHDVLEFI; from the coding sequence ATGAAATACGTCTCTTCTATTCTGGAGCTCGTCGGTAACACGCCGATGCTGCAGCTCACCCGACTTACACCGCCGAACGCGCGTGTCACCGTCCTGGCCAAGCTCGAACAGTTTAACCCGGGCGGCTCGGTCAAAGACCGAATCGGCATTCGCATGCTCGAAGAAGCGGAAAAGGCCGGAAAAATCAAGCCCGGCGGGACGATTATCGAACCCACCAGCGGTAATACTGGTATCGGATTAGCGCTCTCAGCCATCCGTAAAGGGTACAAGTGCATTTTCGTGATGACCGACAAAGCGTCGATCGAACGCGTACGCTACCTCAAAGCACTCGGCGCAGAAATTGTCGTTGTCTCGAGCGCCGCAAAACCAAGTTCACCGGAATATTACTACAATACAGCGCAGCGTCTGGCCAACGAACTGCCGAATGCGATCATGCTGAATCAGTACGATAATCCGGCAAATCCAGAGAGCCACTACTACTCCACCGGCCCGGAAATATGGGCCGATACTGACGGGAAGATCACGCATTTCATCGCCGGAATGGGTACGGGCGGGACGATCTCGGGCACAGCGCGCTTCCTCAAAGAAAAGAATCCGAATATCAAAGTCATCGGAGCCGATCCGGTCGGTTCCTCGATCAAGACATATTTCGAGACGAACCGCCTTGTCGAAGCACTTCCCTATTTGATCGAAGGCGTTGGTCAGGAGCGCATCCCAAAAAATCTTAATTTGAAATACGTCGATGAAGTCATTAACGTATCCGATAAGGATGCATTCATGACTGCGCGTCGCCTCGCACGTGAAGAAGCACTCTTTTGCGGCGGTTCGAGTGGAATGAACGTCTATGCTGCGCTGCGTATCGCCGAGAAGGCTCCGGACGGCAGCGTCATCGTCGTCATCATCTGCGATACCGGCGAGCGTTATCTCACCAAGCATCACTCCGACGAGTGGCTCAAAGAAAAGCGCCTGCTCGAAACGGAAAAAATGACGGCAGGGATGGTTGCACGACTCAAGCATGCGACGGTCGTCCCAATTGTTTCGGTCGCACCGCACGACACTGTTCGCGATGCGATCATGAAAATGGATACGCATAACGTTTCGCAGCTTCCGGTGATCGATTCCGAAGGCCAGAGTGTCGGTGCCGTTCGCGAATCGCGACTAATGGCCCGTGCCCTCGACTCACGCGATATTCTCGATCGTCCGATCATCGAGCTCATGGAAGCCTCTTTCCCCGTGCTCGATGACGGCGCGGACGCCAAACAGGCTATTGCTGCACTCAAGGATGCACCCGCCGTGCTCGTTGCCGAATTCGGCCGTGTCATTGGCATTATAACTCGTCACGACGTTCTCGAATTTATCTAA
- a CDS encoding T9SS type A sorting domain-containing protein has product MKNIISYRRSLGLVLAALALVSFISSMSSAQTTYKRSGIIEEFTGTWCGYCPRGAFFMDSLQEYMPNNVVEICWHNADEMTIPNVEDTVEGYFGVQGFPNVGFMRSGGSDVNDWSTSDPMYTAMKNVCKQTPLVDCRIVNAAYDPSTHICSFDLDITPYDMSKMPTEDTEYYRTLAVLTEDGLIYDQHNYNNFHGLPNPISPFVHYNVARAVGGSVRGDAVTLGTQDPNATLPLRVHYEFTVDYMNWNANQLRVKTAFDGINLVDVIYNGKKYKAENNNVMNAAQTGYIATLPTSAPDKIWIVLPNANSTTSASKPTQIIWAHGGNTSNSAKIEWSGDNGTTWNLVTANTTNSPYNWDIPTSAYGQTVILRATDVANGSVKSNSEPFKTPGIVHITHPAAGDVFTSGNADSVTFTGGNLTTKKTLYFSSDSMQTWTPLKTLSSATATTIAGFSWNVASTSTACFVKFSDDNGVSDISGQFTVKAQGVQPGKIKTVTATRMYGNPDSIAVGDHSTISWTTDGGPVGNTITISLSTDNGVTWMTTPIAQVTGDNSSFNWNPIPDYPTTEAMIRVQGDLQNSGSATFGPFTIYKDLSGVARSEAFGYSISNYPNPFSAATKITFVMAESGHATMSVRDQLGREVGTIANGTFEAGEHELSFDASKLSTGIYTVTFESNGVRLVKQLNVVK; this is encoded by the coding sequence ATGAAGAACATCATCTCGTACAGGCGTTCGCTTGGCTTGGTCCTTGCAGCGCTTGCACTCGTTTCCTTCATCTCCTCGATGTCTTCGGCTCAGACCACATACAAGCGTAGTGGGATCATCGAGGAATTCACCGGTACGTGGTGCGGATATTGTCCACGTGGCGCATTCTTCATGGATTCGCTTCAAGAGTACATGCCGAATAATGTTGTCGAGATCTGTTGGCACAACGCTGACGAAATGACGATCCCTAACGTCGAAGATACTGTCGAAGGTTACTTCGGTGTTCAGGGATTCCCCAACGTTGGATTCATGCGTTCTGGCGGGTCTGACGTCAACGATTGGAGCACCAGCGACCCGATGTATACGGCGATGAAGAACGTCTGCAAACAGACGCCACTCGTTGACTGCCGCATCGTCAACGCTGCGTACGACCCGAGTACCCACATTTGCAGCTTTGATCTCGACATTACCCCGTACGATATGTCGAAGATGCCGACCGAGGATACTGAGTACTATCGTACTCTTGCCGTCCTCACGGAAGACGGCCTGATCTATGATCAGCATAACTACAACAACTTTCATGGGTTGCCGAACCCGATCTCGCCGTTTGTTCACTACAACGTAGCCCGTGCGGTCGGAGGCAGTGTTCGTGGTGATGCGGTAACGCTCGGCACCCAGGATCCGAATGCCACGCTTCCGTTGCGTGTACATTATGAGTTCACGGTTGACTATATGAACTGGAACGCGAACCAACTTCGTGTCAAGACGGCGTTTGACGGGATTAATCTGGTCGATGTTATTTACAACGGAAAGAAATATAAGGCCGAAAACAACAACGTGATGAACGCCGCTCAAACTGGCTACATTGCAACCTTGCCGACTTCCGCACCGGATAAGATCTGGATCGTGCTTCCGAATGCAAACTCGACGACGTCTGCTTCCAAACCGACCCAGATCATTTGGGCACATGGCGGCAACACATCGAACAGCGCAAAAATCGAGTGGAGCGGTGACAACGGGACAACATGGAATCTTGTGACGGCGAACACCACCAACTCACCGTACAATTGGGATATTCCGACCAGCGCATATGGTCAGACGGTTATCCTTCGCGCGACGGATGTTGCAAATGGCAGCGTCAAGTCTAATAGCGAGCCGTTCAAAACTCCGGGCATCGTTCATATCACACATCCTGCAGCTGGTGATGTGTTTACCTCTGGTAATGCAGACAGCGTGACCTTCACGGGTGGTAATCTCACCACAAAGAAGACGCTGTACTTCTCGTCGGATAGCATGCAGACATGGACACCGCTCAAGACTCTCAGCAGTGCAACTGCGACTACCATTGCAGGATTCTCTTGGAATGTTGCTTCGACGTCGACTGCCTGCTTTGTGAAGTTCTCCGACGACAACGGTGTGTCGGATATCAGCGGACAGTTCACCGTGAAAGCCCAAGGTGTACAGCCTGGAAAGATCAAGACGGTAACTGCCACACGCATGTATGGCAATCCGGATTCGATCGCAGTTGGTGACCATAGCACGATCTCGTGGACAACCGATGGTGGTCCGGTAGGCAATACGATCACGATCTCTCTCTCAACTGATAATGGCGTAACCTGGATGACAACGCCGATTGCTCAGGTAACGGGTGACAATAGCTCATTCAATTGGAATCCAATTCCGGACTATCCGACGACAGAAGCTATGATCCGTGTTCAGGGCGATCTCCAGAACTCCGGTTCTGCAACGTTCGGACCGTTTACGATCTACAAGGACCTTTCGGGCGTCGCTCGCAGCGAAGCGTTCGGGTATTCCATCTCGAATTACCCGAATCCGTTCTCGGCAGCGACGAAGATCACGTTCGTCATGGCCGAATCGGGTCATGCAACGATGTCGGTTCGTGACCAGCTTGGTCGCGAAGTCGGCACCATTGCCAACGGCACCTTCGAAGCCGGCGAGCATGAGTTGAGCTTCGACGCATCGAAACTCTCGACGGGTATTTACACGGTCACGTTCGAATCGAACGGTGTCCGCCTCGTCAAGCAGCTCAACGTGGTAAAGTAA
- the hemL gene encoding glutamate-1-semialdehyde 2,1-aminomutase produces MNSHKSAALFERAKRTIPGGVNSPVRAFRSVGGTPLFMERAQGAYLWDADGNKYIDYVGSWGPFILGHGHPAVTEVLASQLHKATSFGAPTELEVELAELICSVMPSLEMVRMVNSGTEATMSAIRLARAYTGRSKFIKFEGCYHGHADSFLIRAGSGALTLGVPDSPGVTHGTAEDTLNARYNDIESVKSLVEANADAVAAVIIEPVGGNMGVVPATKEFLQQLRAYCTEKKIILIFDEVMSGFRVALGGAQEVYGISPDLTTLGKIVGGGLPVGAYGGKRDIMSMISPSGPVYQAGTLSGNPLAMAAGIATLNVLKNTNPYPDLEEKAAWLSGELASHATAAGLATTQNRVGSMLCLFFTDKAVANFDDAITSDTGAYGRYFHSMLDSGVYLAPSQFEAMFISMVHTDTDLEQTANAARTALLATMK; encoded by the coding sequence ATGAATTCACACAAGTCTGCCGCTCTCTTCGAGCGCGCAAAACGTACGATTCCTGGCGGAGTTAACTCCCCGGTACGCGCATTTCGCTCTGTCGGAGGGACCCCGCTCTTCATGGAGCGTGCACAGGGAGCATACCTTTGGGATGCTGACGGCAATAAATACATCGACTACGTCGGCTCGTGGGGTCCCTTTATTCTTGGCCATGGTCATCCTGCTGTTACTGAGGTATTAGCGTCGCAATTACACAAAGCGACAAGTTTTGGCGCTCCGACCGAGCTTGAAGTAGAACTCGCTGAGTTGATTTGCTCAGTCATGCCATCGCTTGAAATGGTGCGCATGGTCAATTCGGGTACTGAGGCGACAATGTCGGCCATTCGTCTGGCACGGGCATATACCGGGCGTTCGAAGTTCATCAAATTCGAGGGATGTTATCACGGCCACGCCGATTCGTTTTTAATCAGGGCCGGTTCTGGCGCACTGACACTGGGTGTTCCCGATTCACCAGGTGTCACGCACGGCACCGCCGAGGACACGCTCAATGCTCGGTATAACGACATCGAGAGCGTGAAGTCGCTTGTCGAAGCAAATGCAGATGCCGTCGCCGCGGTCATTATTGAGCCCGTCGGCGGGAATATGGGTGTCGTCCCGGCAACGAAGGAGTTCTTGCAACAGCTTCGAGCGTATTGCACGGAAAAAAAGATCATTCTCATTTTCGACGAGGTTATGAGCGGGTTCCGCGTCGCGCTCGGCGGTGCACAGGAAGTGTATGGGATCAGTCCTGACCTCACGACACTTGGTAAAATTGTCGGTGGCGGACTTCCGGTAGGTGCATATGGCGGGAAACGCGACATCATGTCCATGATCTCCCCATCCGGACCTGTATATCAAGCCGGTACGCTTTCTGGCAATCCGTTAGCGATGGCAGCGGGGATCGCAACGTTGAACGTTCTGAAGAACACGAACCCGTATCCAGACCTTGAGGAAAAAGCCGCATGGCTCTCAGGCGAACTTGCCTCTCATGCTACGGCTGCTGGACTTGCGACGACGCAGAACAGGGTCGGTTCAATGCTCTGCCTGTTTTTCACTGATAAAGCTGTGGCGAACTTCGACGATGCCATAACATCGGACACTGGCGCCTATGGCCGCTATTTCCACTCGATGCTGGATAGTGGCGTTTACCTTGCCCCATCGCAGTTCGAGGCCATGTTTATTAGTATGGTGCACACCGACACCGACCTGGAACAAACTGCAAACGCCGCCCGCACTGCTCTGTTAGCGACGATGAAATAA
- the hemB gene encoding porphobilinogen synthase, with the protein MSSLTIPEIAASSRTRRTRSSERLRRLVRETSLEPRNLILPIFVTDEHPDARNEIASMPGVYQHGINSLLSLCDEAAKAGLGGVILFGVTTDKDDRGSSGYSPDGIVPQAIRAIKTRVPDLMVSADVCLCEYTSHGHCGIVHETHSHEFEILNDETVDLLTREAVVYAEAGADLIAPSDMMDGRIGAIRSALDDAGFVNTPIMSYSAKYASGFYGPFRDAAGSIPSFGDRRSHQMDPANSDEAVRVMERDLHEGADILMVKPAMSYLDIIQRAKDEFDVPIAAYQVSGEYSMIKAAAENGWLDGDRMMLETLTSIKRAGATIILTYFALEAATRL; encoded by the coding sequence ATGAGCAGCCTCACGATACCCGAGATCGCCGCCTCATCCCGCACTCGCCGGACCCGTTCGAGCGAACGTCTGCGCCGACTGGTGCGCGAGACCTCTCTCGAACCCCGCAATCTCATTCTTCCGATCTTCGTGACTGACGAGCATCCCGATGCGCGCAATGAGATCGCATCGATGCCCGGTGTGTATCAGCACGGCATAAATTCGTTGCTCTCGCTCTGCGACGAAGCAGCAAAGGCCGGTCTCGGTGGCGTGATTCTCTTTGGGGTAACGACCGATAAAGATGACAGAGGCTCTTCCGGCTATTCACCCGATGGAATCGTCCCACAGGCGATCCGTGCGATCAAGACACGTGTCCCCGATCTCATGGTCAGTGCCGATGTATGTCTGTGTGAGTACACCTCTCATGGCCACTGTGGCATTGTGCACGAAACGCATTCGCACGAGTTCGAAATTCTGAATGACGAAACCGTCGACCTTCTCACGCGTGAAGCGGTGGTGTATGCAGAGGCAGGCGCAGATCTTATTGCCCCGAGTGACATGATGGATGGCCGCATCGGTGCGATCCGTTCGGCTCTCGACGATGCTGGCTTTGTCAATACGCCAATCATGAGTTATTCGGCCAAATATGCCTCGGGATTCTACGGACCGTTTCGTGATGCAGCAGGCAGCATCCCCAGCTTCGGCGATCGACGTTCACATCAGATGGATCCGGCCAATAGCGACGAGGCTGTCCGTGTCATGGAGCGTGACCTCCACGAAGGTGCCGATATCCTAATGGTAAAACCGGCGATGAGCTATCTGGATATTATTCAACGAGCGAAAGACGAGTTCGACGTTCCGATCGCTGCATACCAGGTCAGCGGAGAATACTCGATGATCAAAGCAGCCGCCGAGAATGGCTGGCTCGACGGAGATCGCATGATGCTCGAGACATTGACCTCGATCAAACGTGCCGGAGCTACGATTATCCTTACCTATTTCGCACTCGAAGCAGCAACACGTCTCTAA